A stretch of the Sphingobacterium thalpophilum genome encodes the following:
- a CDS encoding helix-turn-helix domain-containing protein — translation MFATILTIITLFCAGYFFFLNYSKRKQQGNKLLMVFVLVAASQQILIGGLKLWSRDELYLGLFLPFGLLYGPAVLFLVNSSKGKATTLKSLLHFLPSLLGTFLFGLIGLKQWMLYRYHIESMLFIHLFSFVHFCIYITLIGLKNQLETGADIFMLMKRSGPKAYLLVLMFAALIVEMFIMVSHDKNVLIHEVFVLSFFLTFLSVLSLFYRPGRHRAVQTKRKKRAIHRSVSVTVVADRTDRLPVRSSSDKRERLYRQRLQQFIDTKAYLDTELNKEKFCQQLGIPVNNISPFLKKEFGKGYNAFINHLRVKYAAAQLKNTALRTTVDDLSFVCGFNSRASFYRSFQSEFGCTPSQFCKTTA, via the coding sequence ATGTTTGCTACAATCTTAACCATCATAACGCTTTTTTGCGCAGGCTATTTTTTCTTTTTGAATTATTCAAAAAGGAAGCAGCAAGGCAATAAATTGCTGATGGTCTTTGTACTTGTGGCCGCATCTCAGCAGATTCTCATCGGGGGGCTCAAGCTCTGGTCCAGGGATGAGCTGTATCTGGGATTATTCCTGCCATTCGGTTTATTGTACGGACCTGCAGTCTTATTTTTGGTGAACAGCTCAAAAGGTAAAGCCACCACACTGAAATCGCTGCTTCATTTTTTGCCCTCGCTGCTGGGGACCTTCCTTTTTGGACTGATTGGTTTGAAACAGTGGATGCTGTACCGCTATCATATCGAAAGCATGTTGTTTATCCACTTGTTTTCTTTTGTGCATTTCTGCATTTATATCACCTTGATAGGCCTAAAAAATCAGCTGGAAACGGGCGCGGATATCTTCATGCTGATGAAGCGGTCCGGACCCAAAGCGTACTTGTTGGTACTCATGTTTGCCGCGCTCATTGTGGAGATGTTTATCATGGTCAGCCACGACAAGAATGTGCTCATTCACGAGGTCTTTGTCCTGTCGTTTTTTCTGACTTTTCTTTCGGTGCTTTCGCTATTTTATCGCCCCGGCCGCCATCGTGCTGTCCAGACAAAACGAAAGAAACGGGCTATACATAGATCTGTTTCGGTGACCGTTGTGGCTGACAGGACGGATAGGCTGCCTGTCCGATCCTCCTCGGATAAGCGCGAGCGTCTGTACCGGCAACGTCTACAACAGTTTATCGATACCAAAGCCTACCTGGATACAGAACTCAACAAAGAAAAATTCTGTCAGCAGCTTGGAATTCCTGTAAACAATATTTCTCCGTTCCTGAAAAAGGAATTCGGTAAGGGATATAATGCCTTTATCAACCATCTGCGCGTAAAATACGCAGCGGCCCAGCTGAAGAATACAGCGCTGCGCACCACCGTCGACGATTTGAGTTTTGTCTGCGGATTTAACTCCCGGGCCTCCTTCTACCGGAGCTTCCAGTCGGAATTTGGCTGTACGCCATCTCAGTTCTGCAAAACCACTGCATAA
- a CDS encoding glycosyltransferase family 2 protein codes for MVYFFTYLIYFYATALGLCYVALMVMSYYNTLRYRYRYTKREENYLRDFPEKAPGVSIVAPAFNEEVIILDSVNSLLNLDYPNFEVVVVNDGSKDRTLDILVKEFELEEVPYYLVYKVYCKPIKRVFRSKNPEYHRLIVLDKENGGTKADAINAGVNVAQNDYFINTDVDCILAKDSLGKIVLPILDSEKHVIAVGATMRMVNSCHIEKGNITRVKPPGGLIPLFQETEYLRSYLVGKMGWDMINAVPNVSGGFGLFDTKIIIAVGGFDSASHAEDMDITTRIAAYMLENKREYRIAQCPYSLCWTEGPPNLSILNRQRSRWGRGLFQFLVDHRKMVFNKDYGRLGLLVLPYMIFFEFLAPIIEFVGLLFMIFLLITHQINFDTFWMMLLYAYLIGFSVSVITVSYDLVLAKLYKYFWEYLKLILFSALEPILYHPFVVIFTLRGYVQYLTRKDMKWGTMTRRGFSKTKSA; via the coding sequence ATGGTCTATTTTTTTACCTATCTCATCTATTTCTATGCCACAGCATTGGGGCTGTGTTATGTAGCCCTCATGGTGATGAGTTATTACAATACCCTGCGTTATCGCTACCGGTACACAAAACGGGAAGAGAACTATCTGCGGGATTTTCCGGAGAAGGCGCCGGGAGTTTCTATCGTCGCACCTGCTTTCAATGAGGAGGTGATCATTCTGGACAGCGTCAACTCGCTCCTGAATCTCGACTATCCCAATTTTGAAGTGGTTGTGGTCAATGACGGCAGCAAAGACAGAACCCTGGATATTCTAGTCAAAGAATTTGAGCTCGAAGAGGTGCCCTATTACCTGGTGTATAAGGTGTATTGTAAACCCATTAAACGGGTTTTCCGATCCAAAAATCCGGAATACCATAGACTGATCGTTTTGGATAAAGAAAATGGCGGCACCAAAGCCGACGCGATCAACGCTGGGGTCAATGTCGCTCAGAACGATTATTTTATCAATACGGATGTCGACTGTATCCTCGCCAAGGACAGCCTGGGCAAGATCGTACTGCCCATACTGGATTCGGAAAAGCATGTCATCGCCGTGGGGGCCACTATGCGGATGGTCAATAGCTGCCATATCGAGAAGGGCAATATCACACGGGTCAAACCGCCCGGAGGCCTGATCCCCTTATTTCAGGAGACCGAATACCTGAGATCTTATCTGGTCGGAAAAATGGGCTGGGATATGATCAATGCGGTACCTAACGTCTCTGGTGGATTCGGTCTCTTTGATACCAAAATCATCATTGCCGTCGGAGGCTTCGACTCTGCTTCCCACGCCGAAGACATGGATATCACGACCCGTATCGCTGCTTATATGCTCGAAAATAAACGTGAATATAGGATTGCGCAATGCCCCTATAGCTTGTGCTGGACAGAGGGTCCCCCAAACCTCAGCATCTTGAACCGGCAGCGGAGCCGCTGGGGAAGAGGACTCTTCCAGTTTCTGGTCGATCACCGCAAAATGGTCTTCAACAAAGACTATGGGCGCCTGGGCCTCCTGGTATTACCTTATATGATATTTTTTGAGTTCCTTGCCCCGATCATTGAATTTGTCGGTCTGCTGTTCATGATCTTTCTGCTGATTACCCATCAGATAAACTTTGATACTTTCTGGATGATGTTGCTCTATGCTTATCTGATTGGCTTCTCGGTCTCCGTGATCACCGTTTCCTATGATCTGGTACTGGCCAAGCTCTATAAATATTTCTGGGAATACCTCAAGTTGATTCTATTCTCAGCGCTCGAACCTATACTCTATCATCCCTTTGTCGTCATTTTTACTTTGCGGGGATATGTCCAGTATCTGACACGAAAAGATATGAAATGGGGAACGATGACCCGCAGGGGATTTTCTAAAACTAAAAGTGCTTAA
- a CDS encoding tetratricopeptide repeat protein yields the protein MFKNIHKTKLFLTLSASIYFTQAVHAQRATTTIDRNETAYEINELYKQGKWEAGKKIADDVLRKNPEDSDMRMLVGKYYIHRKDYDRARYELVKSLKSAPANVESKHMLVTVETETQRYSSAICYVNELLEVNPYWKGLWRKKIELYRHMGNHVEADRLLKRISQIYPEDSELKKDREYMAEQRYLQVKKEGKLDQSIEAIKKMVDERPLQYWNYTPLIDSYIKAGDFANALVYTERAINQFPASDHFFQKKITILEREQRYAEILSLLDARIKKGQGNQALWKQQYRYFLTESARNARNNDPAALYGKLFAESPKNKEAFNYVFNDLLAKEQYEEALAVLKKHKSHVGSTKQNDMMELMVYKRMGNSSKVVTLTKDFFNKYPGDTELRESFVGISLQEARDNMQDSNVAEAILD from the coding sequence ATGTTTAAAAATATCCATAAAACGAAATTATTTTTAACTCTTTCGGCGTCAATTTATTTCACGCAGGCCGTGCATGCGCAACGGGCAACCACCACCATAGATCGAAATGAAACAGCGTACGAAATCAATGAACTCTATAAACAGGGCAAATGGGAAGCAGGGAAGAAAATAGCAGATGATGTCCTCAGGAAAAATCCCGAAGACTCCGATATGCGCATGCTTGTCGGCAAATATTATATCCATCGCAAGGATTATGACCGGGCCCGCTATGAGCTTGTCAAATCCCTCAAATCTGCACCTGCAAATGTAGAATCAAAGCATATGCTGGTGACGGTCGAAACCGAAACCCAGCGCTATTCAAGTGCCATCTGCTATGTCAACGAATTATTGGAGGTAAACCCTTACTGGAAAGGACTGTGGCGGAAAAAGATAGAGCTCTACCGCCATATGGGCAACCATGTGGAAGCGGACCGCCTGCTCAAGCGTATCTCACAGATCTATCCGGAGGATAGTGAGCTGAAAAAAGACCGGGAATATATGGCTGAGCAACGCTATCTTCAGGTAAAAAAGGAAGGTAAACTGGATCAGTCCATTGAAGCTATCAAAAAGATGGTTGACGAACGGCCTCTTCAGTACTGGAATTACACGCCTTTAATTGATAGTTACATCAAAGCCGGAGATTTTGCCAATGCGCTGGTCTATACGGAAAGAGCAATAAATCAATTTCCGGCCAGTGACCACTTTTTCCAAAAGAAAATCACCATTCTCGAACGCGAACAGCGCTATGCTGAAATTCTCTCCCTTTTGGATGCTCGCATCAAAAAGGGACAGGGCAATCAGGCATTGTGGAAACAGCAATACCGTTATTTTTTGACGGAATCGGCCCGAAACGCCAGAAACAATGATCCTGCAGCGCTCTATGGTAAGCTCTTTGCCGAATCGCCCAAAAATAAAGAGGCCTTTAATTATGTATTCAACGATCTGTTGGCAAAAGAGCAATATGAAGAGGCTCTGGCTGTATTAAAGAAACATAAAAGCCACGTGGGTTCGACTAAGCAGAATGATATGATGGAGCTGATGGTCTATAAAAGAATGGGGAACTCGTCCAAAGTGGTGACATTGACAAAGGACTTTTTTAATAAATATCCCGGGGATACTGAACTGAGGGAATCCTTTGTCGGAATCAGCCTGCAGGAGGCCAGGGATAATATGCAGGACAGCAATGTCGCTGAAGCTATTCTGGACTAG
- a CDS encoding HEAT repeat domain-containing protein encodes MYYDYYLYYVSYLGALYNGYPLVVRITAVMVLALLTIVLFGIARLLYIGYRISRSEKQRKKIRAHFDERLVFVMTAKNNYDVDEIRELLHYDVSRSKKWKADVLTDIVLTVKNESVKNGNLNELNYRNCLEALRLMGFWEKRMRTPVLPKRREALQVVGDINNGVNSGILSKSMFHKDKDLRKTARDLYASQESYNPFRFMEENFDEAFTQLDKLRLHATLVKRSQEIKLPNLLRWINNSRHVNYIQFIIQEIGFFKQLEACPALLEMLSTQENRDIRAQIILTLGELQYNEGVKELVARFPLESAAVREAIVKAMARLRSDQVIPFLTDTYSFSDDDDLKIAIARSIKAHGKEGEILLLRLQEEAILQSRDKEKILLNQVFAERFVISA; translated from the coding sequence ATGTACTATGATTACTATCTCTATTATGTAAGCTACCTGGGAGCTTTGTACAATGGTTATCCATTGGTCGTCAGGATCACGGCCGTCATGGTCCTGGCCTTGTTGACCATTGTCCTTTTTGGCATCGCCCGATTATTGTATATCGGCTACCGGATCAGCAGGTCAGAAAAACAGCGGAAAAAAATACGCGCACATTTTGATGAAAGATTAGTCTTCGTAATGACGGCAAAGAACAATTACGATGTCGACGAAATCAGGGAACTGCTTCACTACGACGTGTCCAGATCCAAAAAATGGAAAGCAGATGTACTGACGGATATCGTCCTGACCGTGAAAAATGAATCGGTTAAAAATGGTAATCTCAATGAACTCAATTACAGAAATTGTCTGGAAGCACTGCGATTGATGGGATTCTGGGAAAAACGCATGCGTACGCCGGTATTGCCCAAAAGGAGAGAGGCGCTGCAGGTGGTCGGGGATATAAACAACGGGGTCAACAGTGGTATCCTTTCCAAATCCATGTTCCATAAAGATAAGGATTTACGAAAGACCGCCAGAGATCTGTACGCCAGCCAGGAAAGTTACAATCCATTTCGTTTTATGGAGGAAAATTTTGATGAGGCCTTTACGCAACTGGACAAACTGCGCTTGCACGCGACGCTGGTGAAGCGTTCGCAGGAAATTAAGCTGCCAAATCTGCTCCGCTGGATCAATAATTCCAGACATGTCAATTATATCCAATTTATTATACAGGAAATCGGTTTTTTTAAGCAGCTCGAAGCTTGTCCGGCCCTGCTGGAGATGCTGAGTACCCAGGAAAATAGGGATATCCGTGCACAGATTATCCTTACACTCGGGGAGTTGCAATATAACGAAGGGGTGAAGGAACTCGTGGCGCGTTTTCCGCTCGAGTCTGCGGCCGTCCGTGAAGCTATCGTTAAAGCGATGGCCAGGTTAAGGTCCGATCAGGTCATCCCTTTCTTGACGGATACCTATTCCTTTTCGGATGATGACGACCTCAAAATAGCGATAGCGCGGTCGATTAAAGCACATGGAAAGGAAGGGGAAATACTGCTTCTCCGCCTCCAGGAAGAGGCCATTTTACAGTCCAGGGATAAGGAGAAGATATTGCTCAATCAAGTGTTTGCCGAACGGTTCGTTATATCAGCTTAA